The region GTGGTATATACTTCTTTATTGCCAATAAAACCGTGTCGAACAGTTTTATCCTTTTCAGGCTATTATATGTAGGCATTACAACATCTATCTTCATAAATTAGGGCCTCCTACTTACTTAAGTTTATCCTTATAAGTATTACTTGTTAAGAATGAAATTTAATTCGTAAGCCCATTTTCCAGCCACATTATCCCAGGAAAATAATCTGGCTAAATTACAAGCCTTTATTGTTAGTTTCTCATACTTATCTACATGGTTATTATATAGCTCATAGAGCCTCATTACCTTCACTAAGAAGCCATGTACATCAGGATAATTAACCACATAATCCCTAAACTCAGTCCTCATTAGTACATCTTCAATAAAACCTCTAACCTTAAAGGAAACCGGTATGACGCCCGTAGCCATGGCATCCAATACCACTAAGCCGTAGCTTTCATACCTCGTGGGAAATAACAGTACATGCGCCTCCGATAATACCTTGGCATACTCATTCAACGGTAGATGCGGGTACAATGTGATGTTGGGTATGCCCTTTAGTTTTTCGTAAATCCACGCCATATAGTCATAATTGCTATCCGTAATTACTATCCTTATGTTTTTTATCTTTTTAAGCAGGAATGGTATTATCACATTAACCAATATATCAGTGCCCTTGTGCCACGCAGGTCTGCTTGCATATATAACTGTGAATTCATTGGGTTTTTCAAGGCTGCATTTAAATATGTTTGTATCAGTACCTAGAGGCATGTAAAGTGCCCTTAAGCCCATGTTGAGAGCCATCCTGTAATCCCTTAGGTTTAAAGTATGTATCCAAAAGCCCCTCAATGATGCAATGACTGGTTGAGTGGGGTTCAATACATCGTACATAACATGGGTAGGCCTGACCTTATTATCCAAGGTCATTGGCATGTGGAGACCGTATATAACGACATGGTCCTTGTTTCGCCTCATAAATAAGCTCTTTAATAAGCTCCTATCGATGGTGCTAAGGCTTTTTATTGAATAAATAATGTCATAATCATAGCTCAGCCTTAATAAAGATATTAAATCAGCCTGTGCTTTATGCATTATTATACCGAATTTTCGTAGAGCCTTAACTAAAGGTTCAGGGGCATAATTACTTAAAACCTTAATCATACCCATCCCTTACTTTAATTTTTATATTTATAAGCGATTCCTTTAATGAACCCCATTAGTGAACCCGCCGGTCCATATATGAGTAGCAATGGGTTTCTAGCCCTGATGCCCCATGCTACGGATTCTATTATTCTGTATACCATGTGCATAATCACATTGCCCGTGCCCAGTAAATCCCTATTCTTGGTCATGAAGTACACCTCACTTGCGTAAGTCCCCATTAACGCCCTGGGCTTTTCGCCGTACCTCCTGACGCCCTTGCTTACCTGTTTTGTGAAGTGATATGATACTGCCTTGGTGTTTTGGATTATTTTATAACCTGCCTTCACTATCCTAAGCGCGAGGTCGTAATCCTCCCCAAGTATTGGCTCGTTGACGTTCATATCGTAGAGCCCAACCCTTAGCAAAACCTCTTTTTTACATGCCACGCTCATGGTGAATACGGGCACCTCAATTAAGTGATCACTAATTTTCCTAACAAACCTCGGGAGTGCCGAGTTATGGATTGTTAGCTTCCTGAGGACCCTAGCTAAATCGCTAACGATTCCGTTCCCCCTCGTGCCCGCCCCCTCTGGGAATACCCATATGCAGTTTGTGTAGACGCAGGCCGTGCTTGGGTACTCCCTGAATGTCTTTAGGACCTCCTCTATGAAGTTCGGCGTTAGGTACAGGTCGTCCTCGAGGAGGAATACTACGTCACCACTGCTCCTGAGTATTGCCTTATTAGCCGTGAGGCACTTATTCCAATACCCAGTCTCAATGACCTTATGCTCTATGTCCGGTACGTACTTCCTTAGTAAGTCATTTATTAGATTACCTGAGGTTTCGGTGGCCACTACGACCTCGTGGGGCTTCACCGTCTGCTTCGCGATTGACTTGATGAGCACCTCGATGTACGGGATCCTGTCCTTGCTCCCGCTCGTGAGTATTAATGCCGTTACCCTCATAATCGGCCCAGCAGCGCCTTCCTTAACGCCAGGTACTCTATTAAGTATTCCTTAACCAGCGAATTCGGTATATTAATGTAGAAGCCCTCCCTCACATAACCATACAATCCCCGTTTACCAACCTCCCTCCTAATGTTTAACACTAAATACTTCATCATCTTCACAACCAACACAGCCCTCGCCCTATCGCCCCTCCTTAACGACTTAACCATGTTAATGACCACCTCAATGGGCAACGCCATTAAGAACGCCCTTATTAACTGCCCAATGAGTATGTACCTAATAATTACCAGACTCTTAATTGCAGTTAAGTATATCAATTTTATAGCTCATTATTCCCTGCCTAGGACTACTTTACCCCTCTTAATCAAGTAAGATATAATACCAATATCGAAGAAAAGCTTAGCTATTAATTCGCGGAGCAATATATATATCAATCTCTCAAAGATATTCTTTGCGCCTTTTAACTTTAGTTTCTTTACATCTCTAATAAGGAAACCTAAAATTCTATAGCCAAGCGAATAAGACAATAATAGAAATGATATAACTAATATAGGATAGGTAATGTGAGTGAAAAAGGCAAGTAAGAGCATTATGATCGATAAGTATACGGCCATAGGAACCGCATTAATCCTAGCTAGGTACAGCCATACTACTTTGTTGTTTTTCTTTAGATATGGAATAGCAGTACGTCCATACCAAAGCTGTTGTTTCTTTAGATCATGAATGGTATGAGGGAAGCATCTTCTCACTGCGGTGTCAACAATTACATATTCTTTTCTTGGAGATACCCTAGAGACGAAGTCCACATCCTCGCCTAGTCCCAGCCTCACATCAAACAACTCCTTCTCAAATACTTCCCTCCTAAATCCAGCCAAGAGATACAAAGGTTTTCCGTTAAAACCAAATAATAGTGATGTTTCCAGTGCTTGCTGTCTTTCTAGCCATGTATGCTCGTTAGCTATATATGTAATAGCAACATGTTTGCCCTTTTTAAGTCCATTAACAATCTTGTATATAGCATTTTCGTCTGAACTTAAATCGAAATCTGCATCGAATAAAACCACGTATTTTCCGTTGGAATTTAGTATGCCCAGGTTTCTAGCATTTGCCGGTGATTTTAATGGGCCCTCTTCCCTCAGTACTTTAACTGGGAATGGGCTTCTTCTTTGAAATTCCTGGAGGATTTCGTATGTTCCATCGGTGGAGCCCCCGTCAACAAATATTACTTCTATGGCTTTGTATGTCTGCTTTGCTATACCATTAAGTAGTGGCATTATTCTCCTGGCCTCATTCTTGACTGGAACGATTATACTTACTAACTCATTCTCATTACTCATAGGTTGCTGATTACCTGGTTGAACGTTTTTACAAATGATTCCCATGAGTAGTATTTATGGGCTATTTCCCTGATTATTGATGGTTTGTACTGGCTTGTGTTTTCGACCACGTTTATCAATGCATTTATGAATGCCTTTAGGTTGTTTTCCGTTACGTAGGGTGTTGCTATCCCCACGTACTTTATCTCCCTAGGGTTTGGCATGTCCATTAGTGTTGGGCTTACTACGGGCTTTCCCAGGGCTAGTGCCTCCATGACCGCAACACCGATGCCTCCGTAGTATCCTGGTGTTGCTGGTAGGAAGTAAACATCCATTGCCTTTACTAGCTTTATGTACTCGTTGTGTGGTAGGAATTCGTAAGCCATTATCCCCTTTGCCCTCAGGGTTTCTGCGGTTTTCCTATTGAGGCCTGTAACTATCAATGTTATGTTTTTCACGGCTTTTCTTACCTCACTCCATATTTTAACTATGTAATTGGCACCTTTTAATGTGCTGAATTCCTCCCTGAATACCCCCACGTATGTCCCCATGACTATGTTGCCTTCTGGTATACCGAGTTCCCTCCTGGTTTTGATTACTTCGTCCTCGGTGGGTGGTTTTAGTTCGTTGAAGTCTACGCCCATGGTTCTGATAATCACCTCGGCATCCGTCCCCAGCTTCTCGAGGTACTCCTTCTCAGCCCTATTCAGTACGAATATTGCTCCCTTAACCTTTGTCAATATTTTTTCTCTTCTTAATTTTGATAGTGCCTTTGTGGTGTTTATTGGGTTTGGGTTTATTGCATCTCTTGGGCTTGGTGGTGTGGATCCGTGGTGTTGTAGTATCATGGGTCTGTCCAGTAGTTTTCTAATGATTTGTTCTGAGTTGAGTGCTCTGTACTCATGTATGTATGGTACTGCATTGTACTTTTTAACGAGGTACTCCGTGATCCTTGTCATGTTTGGTGAGTACTCGCTCCATTTCCACAGTCTCTTTGATGGTGATAGGTCTATGGTTGGTGTTAGGATTATGGGTATTCCATCAACTATCTTGGTTATGGCTTCCTCGGAACCGCTTGGTCTTATGGCAATTACCTGGTAACCCCCGTACTTCCTCAATGCCTTTGCTGATCTGAA is a window of Vulcanisaeta thermophila DNA encoding:
- a CDS encoding glycosyltransferase family 4 protein, with the translated sequence MGMIKVLSNYAPEPLVKALRKFGIIMHKAQADLISLLRLSYDYDIIYSIKSLSTIDRSLLKSLFMRRNKDHVVIYGLHMPMTLDNKVRPTHVMYDVLNPTQPVIASLRGFWIHTLNLRDYRMALNMGLRALYMPLGTDTNIFKCSLEKPNEFTVIYASRPAWHKGTDILVNVIIPFLLKKIKNIRIVITDSNYDYMAWIYEKLKGIPNITLYPHLPLNEYAKVLSEAHVLLFPTRYESYGLVVLDAMATGVIPVSFKVRGFIEDVLMRTEFRDYVVNYPDVHGFLVKVMRLYELYNNHVDKYEKLTIKACNLARLFSWDNVAGKWAYELNFILNK
- a CDS encoding glycosyltransferase family 2 protein, with translation MRVTALILTSGSKDRIPYIEVLIKSIAKQTVKPHEVVVATETSGNLINDLLRKYVPDIEHKVIETGYWNKCLTANKAILRSSGDVVFLLEDDLYLTPNFIEEVLKTFREYPSTACVYTNCIWVFPEGAGTRGNGIVSDLARVLRKLTIHNSALPRFVRKISDHLIEVPVFTMSVACKKEVLLRVGLYDMNVNEPILGEDYDLALRIVKAGYKIIQNTKAVSYHFTKQVSKGVRRYGEKPRALMGTYASEVYFMTKNRDLLGTGNVIMHMVYRIIESVAWGIRARNPLLLIYGPAGSLMGFIKGIAYKYKN
- a CDS encoding glycosyltransferase, with amino-acid sequence MSNENELVSIIVPVKNEARRIMPLLNGIAKQTYKAIEVIFVDGGSTDGTYEILQEFQRRSPFPVKVLREEGPLKSPANARNLGILNSNGKYVVLFDADFDLSSDENAIYKIVNGLKKGKHVAITYIANEHTWLERQQALETSLLFGFNGKPLYLLAGFRREVFEKELFDVRLGLGEDVDFVSRVSPRKEYVIVDTAVRRCFPHTIHDLKKQQLWYGRTAIPYLKKNNKVVWLYLARINAVPMAVYLSIIMLLLAFFTHITYPILVISFLLLSYSLGYRILGFLIRDVKKLKLKGAKNIFERLIYILLRELIAKLFFDIGIISYLIKRGKVVLGRE
- a CDS encoding glycosyltransferase family 4 protein, whose product is MDKLILSILHHSIPPIRPGTIAEEDNAGWHFRSAKALRKYGGYQVIAIRPSGSEEAITKIVDGIPIILTPTIDLSPSKRLWKWSEYSPNMTRITEYLVKKYNAVPYIHEYRALNSEQIIRKLLDRPMILQHHGSTPPSPRDAINPNPINTTKALSKLRREKILTKVKGAIFVLNRAEKEYLEKLGTDAEVIIRTMGVDFNELKPPTEDEVIKTRRELGIPEGNIVMGTYVGVFREEFSTLKGANYIVKIWSEVRKAVKNITLIVTGLNRKTAETLRAKGIMAYEFLPHNEYIKLVKAMDVYFLPATPGYYGGIGVAVMEALALGKPVVSPTLMDMPNPREIKYVGIATPYVTENNLKAFINALINVVENTSQYKPSIIREIAHKYYSWESFVKTFNQVISNL